From a single Budorcas taxicolor isolate Tak-1 chromosome X, Takin1.1, whole genome shotgun sequence genomic region:
- the C1GALT1C1 gene encoding C1GALT1-specific chaperone 1, with protein sequence MLSESSSFLKGVMLGSIFCALITMLGHIKIGHGNRMHHHEHHHLQAPNKEDILKISEDERMELSKSFRVYCILLVKPKDVSLWAAVKETWTNHCDKVDFFSSENVKVFESVNMETNDMWLMMRKAYKYAFDKYRDQYNWFFLARPTTFAIIENLKYFLLKKDPSQPFYLGHTVKSGDLEYVSMEGGIVLSIESMKRLNSLLSIPEKCPEQGGMIWKISEDKQLAVCLKYAGVFAENAEDSEGKDIFNTKSVGLFIKEAMTNHPNQVVEGCCSDMAVTFNGLTPNQMHVMMYGVYRLRAFGHVFNDALVFLPPNGSDND encoded by the coding sequence ATGCTTTCTGAAAGCAGTTCATTTTTGAAGGGTGTAATGCTTGGAAGCATTTTCTGTGCCTTGATTACTATGCTAGGACACATTAAGATTGGTCATGGAAATAGAATGCACCACCATGAGCATCATCATCTCCAAGCTCCTAATAAAGAAGACATCTTGAAAATTTCAGAAGATGAACGCATGGAACTCAGTAAGAGCTTTCGGGTATACTGTATCCTACTTGTCAAACCCAAAGATGTGAGCCTCTGGGCTGCAGTGAAAGAAACTTGGACCAATCACTGTGACAAAGTAGACTTCTTCAGTTCTGAAAATGTTAAAGTGTTTGAGTCAGTTAACATGGAAACAAATGACATGTGGTTAATGATGAGAAAAGCTTACAAATACGCCTTTGATAAATATAGAGACCAATACAACTGGTTCTTCCTTGCACGCCCCACTACGTTTGCTATTATTGAAAACTTAAAGTACTTTTTGTTAAAAAAGGATCCATCACAACCTTTCTATCTAGGTCACACTGTAAAATCTGGAGATCTGGAGTATGTGAGCATGGAAGGAGGAATTGTCTTAAGTATAGAATCAATGAAGAGACTTAACAGCCTTCTCAGTATTCCTGAGAAGTGTCCTGAacagggagggatgatttggaagaTATCTGAAGATAAGCAGCTTGCCGTCTGCCTGAAATATGCCGGAGTGTTTGCAGAAAATGCAGAAGATTCTGAAGGAAAAGATATATTTAACACCAAATCTGTTGGGCTTTTTATTAAAGAGGCAATGACTAATCACCCAAACCAGGTAGTAGAAGGATGTTGTTCAGATATGGCTGTTACTTTTAATGGACTGACACCTAATCAGATGCATGTAATGATGTATGGGGTATACCGTCTTAGGGCATTTGGGCATGTTTTCAATGATGCATTGGTTTTCCTACCTCCAAATGGATCTGACAATGACTGA